The Candidatus Deferrimicrobiaceae bacterium genomic sequence ATCGGGAAGACGCTCGCCTATCTCGTCCCCGCGATCCTGTCGGGCGGAAAGACGCTCGTCGCCACAGGCACCAAGACGCTTCAGCAACAGCTCGTCGACCACGACATCCCGCTGCTGCGCGACGCGATCGATATTCCCTTTTCCTACGCGGTGATGAAGGGGCGCGGCAACTACCTGTGCCGCCTGCGCTGGAAGCGTTTCTTCTCGGAGCCGCTCTTCGAATTTGCGCGCGAGGCGCGCTTCTTCGACGCGATCGCCGAGTTCGCCGCGGTCACCCGCTCCGGCGACATCTCCGAATGCGAAGGCGTCCCGGACGACCTTCGCGTCTGGTCCGAGATCGTCTCCCGCAGCGATTCGTGCGATCCGTCCGCGTGCGACCAGGCCGACCGCTGCTATTTGCTGACCGCACGCCGCCGGGCGTCCGAGGCCGATCTCGTCGTCGCCAACCACCACCTTTTCTTCGCCGACCTCGCCCTGCGCGGCAAGGTGGGCATAAATTCCGACGGAGGACGCCGCTACCCGGCCGAACTGCTTCCGCCGGCCGACATCGTCGTGTTCGACGAGGCGCACGGAATCGAAGAGGCCGCGGCCTCCTTCTTCGGTACCACGGTAACGCTGGGGCGCACGATCGAACTGTGCCGCGACCTCGCGTGCGCCGGCGGCGCGGGAGTGGCGGCCACGGGGACGCCGGGCGCTGCCTGGCGGCCGGTGTTGCCGGCGACCGAGGCGTTCCGACGGGCAGCCGACGCCTTCTTCGCGTCCGTCGGCGGCGAGGGCCGCGCGCTGATGCCGCCGCCGGGGAAGGACCCGCGCTTCCATTCGGCCGCGGCCGCGATGGCCGGGTTCGGCGAGGAGCTGGCGCAGCTGCTCCACGAGGGGCCGGTCGCGGGCCTGCCGGGCGGCGACGCGCTGCGCGACGCCGAGACGCTCCAGCGCCGGGTACGCACTTTTCTCGACGACCTTGCCGCCGTCCTCGAGACCGACCCGACCCGTGCCGTGTCGTGGGTCGAGCGGCGCGGGCACGCCGTGACGCTGTGCCGGACGCCGGTCGAGATCGCCCCGACGCTGGCCGCCGCCATGTGGGAGCAGCCGCCTCCCACGCTCCTGGCCTCCGCAACGCTTTCCGTTGCCGGCGACCTGTCCTACTTCAAGACGCGCGTCGGACTCGGCTCGGTTGCCGCGATTGATCTCATCGTGGATAATGAATTCGATTTCGCAGAACAGTCGCTCGCGTACGTGCCCGAGGGGCTGCCCGACCCGTCCGATCCCGCTTTCCCTGCCGAGGCCGGGAAGGCCGCCGCGCGCATCCTTCGACTGTCGGGGGGCGGCGCGCTAGTGTTGTGCACGAGCTACCGGAACCTGTCGTTGCTGGCGGCGACGCTGCGTGCCGAGCTGCCGTACACGATCTTCGTCCAGGGCGAAGCGCCGCGCGCCCGCCTCCTGCGCGCGTTCCGCGACGAGGAGGACGCGGTGCTGGTCGGCACCGGCACCTTCTGGGAAGGGATCGACGTTCCGGGCGCCTCGCTGCGCTGCGTGGTGATCGACAAGCTGCCGTTTGCGCCTCCCGGCGATCCCGTGGTCGAGGCGCGCATCAAGGCGATCCGCGACCGCGGCGGCGACCCGTTCGCCGAGTACCAGGTGCCCGAGGCGGTGCTTTCGCTCCGGCAGGGCGTCGGGCGGCTCCTGCGCCGGGGCGACGACTACGGCGTGGTGGCGCTGCTCGACCACCGCGTGATGACCCGGTCCTACGGCGCGCTGTTCCGGAAGAGTCT encodes the following:
- a CDS encoding ATP-dependent DNA helicase, with protein sequence MTKRGTLREQVRRVFAPGGALQSSLPGFEPRPGQLRLAESWADAISGGSVLVAEAATGIGKTLAYLVPAILSGGKTLVATGTKTLQQQLVDHDIPLLRDAIDIPFSYAVMKGRGNYLCRLRWKRFFSEPLFEFAREARFFDAIAEFAAVTRSGDISECEGVPDDLRVWSEIVSRSDSCDPSACDQADRCYLLTARRRASEADLVVANHHLFFADLALRGKVGINSDGGRRYPAELLPPADIVVFDEAHGIEEAAASFFGTTVTLGRTIELCRDLACAGGAGVAATGTPGAAWRPVLPATEAFRRAADAFFASVGGEGRALMPPPGKDPRFHSAAAAMAGFGEELAQLLHEGPVAGLPGGDALRDAETLQRRVRTFLDDLAAVLETDPTRAVSWVERRGHAVTLCRTPVEIAPTLAAAMWEQPPPTLLASATLSVAGDLSYFKTRVGLGSVAAIDLIVDNEFDFAEQSLAYVPEGLPDPSDPAFPAEAGKAAARILRLSGGGALVLCTSYRNLSLLAATLRAELPYTIFVQGEAPRARLLRAFRDEEDAVLVGTGTFWEGIDVPGASLRCVVIDKLPFAPPGDPVVEARIKAIRDRGGDPFAEYQVPEAVLSLRQGVGRLLRRGDDYGVVALLDHRVMTRSYGALFRKSLPPMRWTRAIGDVEKLFRRFRDTAAPMLEEGDANDP